One Streptomyces drozdowiczii DNA segment encodes these proteins:
- a CDS encoding methylated-DNA--[protein]-cysteine S-methyltransferase — protein MTMYATVDSPLGELLLVGEEAPGAAGVALVSLSVPGQKGGTVVQDGWVYAPEAFAGVAAQLREYFEGRRTRFDLVYAQGRGTEFQRRVWDALEAVPYGETVSYGQIAARVGASGAGVRAVGTAIGRNPLLVVRPCHRVIGADGALRGYAGGLERKERLLGLEGALAGR, from the coding sequence ATGACCATGTACGCGACGGTCGACAGCCCGCTGGGTGAACTGCTGCTGGTCGGGGAAGAGGCCCCCGGAGCGGCGGGCGTCGCGCTCGTCTCGCTCTCCGTGCCCGGCCAGAAGGGCGGCACCGTCGTCCAGGACGGCTGGGTGTACGCGCCGGAGGCGTTCGCGGGGGTCGCCGCCCAGCTGCGGGAGTACTTCGAGGGGCGCAGGACGCGCTTCGACCTGGTGTACGCGCAGGGGCGGGGCACCGAGTTCCAGCGGCGGGTCTGGGACGCGCTGGAGGCCGTTCCGTACGGCGAGACGGTCTCGTACGGGCAGATCGCCGCGCGCGTCGGCGCGAGCGGTGCCGGGGTGCGGGCCGTGGGCACCGCGATCGGGCGCAATCCGCTGCTCGTCGTGCGGCCGTGCCACCGGGTGATCGGTGCGGACGGCGCGCTGCGCGGGTACGCGGGCGGTCTTGAGCGCAAGGAGCGGCTGCTGGGGCTCGAAGGGGCCCTGGCGGGGCGTTGA
- a CDS encoding TetR/AcrR family transcriptional regulator produces the protein MEQKPARVRLIDAAHELMLTKGLARTTTKEIAKAAGCSEAALYKHFLSKEELFVVVLKERLPKIDLRELIADPGAGERSVEENLTDIARQAALFYEQSFPIAASLYAEPRLKERHDAAMRELGTGPHLPIRGVATYLRAEQTAGRVRPDADTYAAAALLLGACAQRAFAYDATDTGEPPQPLDDFAAALARTLLSGLAG, from the coding sequence ATGGAGCAGAAGCCGGCCCGCGTCCGCCTCATCGACGCCGCCCACGAGCTCATGCTCACCAAGGGCCTGGCCCGGACCACCACCAAGGAGATCGCCAAGGCCGCCGGCTGCTCGGAGGCCGCGCTCTACAAGCACTTCCTCAGCAAGGAGGAGCTGTTCGTGGTGGTCCTCAAGGAACGGCTGCCCAAGATCGACCTGCGCGAGCTCATCGCCGACCCGGGCGCGGGGGAGCGGTCGGTCGAGGAGAACCTCACCGACATCGCCCGCCAGGCCGCCCTGTTCTACGAGCAGAGCTTCCCGATCGCCGCCTCCCTCTACGCCGAACCGAGGCTCAAGGAGCGCCACGACGCGGCGATGCGCGAACTCGGCACCGGCCCCCACCTGCCCATCCGCGGCGTCGCCACGTATCTGCGGGCCGAACAGACCGCAGGGCGCGTCCGCCCCGACGCCGACACCTACGCGGCCGCCGCACTGCTCCTCGGCGCCTGCGCCCAGCGCGCCTTCGCCTACGACGCCACGGACACCGGCGAACCGCCTCAGCCGCTGGACGACTTCGCGGCGGCCCTGGCCCGCACCCTGCTCAGCGGCCTCGCGGGCTGA
- the rpmG gene encoding 50S ribosomal protein L33 has protein sequence MAATDVRPKITLACVECKERNYITKKNRRNNPDRLEMKKHCPRCNSHTAHRETR, from the coding sequence GTGGCTGCCACCGACGTCCGCCCGAAGATCACGCTGGCCTGCGTGGAGTGCAAGGAGCGGAACTACATCACCAAGAAGAACCGGCGTAACAACCCGGACCGTCTTGAGATGAAGAAGCACTGCCCGCGCTGCAACTCGCACACCGCGCACCGCGAAACGCGCTGA
- a CDS encoding MaoC family dehydratase N-terminal domain-containing protein produces MALDQSFVGRTYPPTAPYEVGREKIREFAEAVGDAHPAYTDPEAAKALGHADVIAPPTFVFSITFKAAGQVIEDPQLGLDYSRVVHGDQKFVYVRPVRAGDRLSVVSTIEAVKSMAGNDILDVRGDVHDESGELVVTAWTKLVARAAEEA; encoded by the coding sequence ATGGCGCTCGACCAGTCCTTCGTGGGACGGACCTATCCGCCCACCGCGCCGTACGAGGTCGGACGGGAGAAGATCCGCGAGTTCGCCGAGGCCGTGGGCGACGCCCACCCCGCGTACACCGACCCCGAGGCCGCCAAGGCCCTCGGCCACGCCGATGTGATCGCGCCGCCGACCTTCGTGTTCTCGATCACTTTCAAGGCCGCCGGCCAGGTCATCGAGGACCCCCAGCTGGGCCTGGACTACAGCCGGGTCGTGCACGGCGACCAGAAGTTCGTCTACGTCCGCCCCGTGCGCGCCGGTGACCGGCTGTCGGTCGTCTCGACCATCGAGGCCGTGAAGTCGATGGCGGGCAACGACATCCTGGACGTCCGCGGTGACGTCCACGACGAGTCCGGCGAGCTGGTCGTGACCGCCTGGACGAAGCTGGTGGCGCGCGCCGCCGAGGAGGCGTGA
- a CDS encoding pyridoxal phosphate-dependent aminotransferase produces MSAATSPSESRVSARIGAISESATLAVDAKAKALKAAGRPVIGFGAGEPDFPTPGYIVDAAVEACRTPKYHRYTPAGGLPELKAAIAEKTLRDSGYEVDASQILVTNGGKQAIYEAFAAILDPGDEVIVPAPYWTTYPESIRLAGGVPVEVVADETTGYRVSVEQLEAARTERTKVVLFVSPSNPTGAVYSEADAEAIGRWAVEHGLWVMTDEIYEHLVYGDAKFTSLPAIVPELRDKCIVVNGVAKTYAMTGWRVGWIIGPKDVVKAATNLQSHATSNVANVSQAAALAAISGNLDAVAEMRTAFDRRRKTIVRMLNDIDGVFCPEPEGAFYAYPSVKELLGREIRGKRPQTSVELAALILDEAEVAVVPGEAFGTPGYLRLSYALGDDDLVEGVSRLQKLLGEAKA; encoded by the coding sequence ATGAGCGCTGCTACTTCTCCGTCCGAGAGCCGGGTCTCCGCCCGCATCGGTGCCATCTCCGAATCCGCCACCCTCGCCGTCGACGCCAAGGCCAAGGCCCTCAAGGCCGCCGGCCGCCCGGTGATCGGCTTCGGTGCCGGTGAGCCCGACTTCCCGACGCCCGGCTACATCGTGGACGCCGCCGTCGAGGCGTGCCGCACCCCGAAGTACCACCGCTACACCCCCGCGGGCGGGCTCCCCGAGCTCAAGGCCGCCATCGCGGAGAAGACGCTGCGCGACTCCGGTTACGAGGTCGACGCCTCCCAGATCCTGGTGACCAACGGCGGCAAGCAGGCGATCTACGAGGCGTTCGCCGCGATCCTCGACCCGGGCGACGAGGTCATCGTCCCGGCCCCGTACTGGACCACCTACCCCGAGTCGATCCGGCTGGCCGGCGGCGTCCCGGTGGAGGTCGTGGCCGACGAGACCACCGGTTACCGGGTCTCCGTGGAGCAGCTGGAGGCGGCCCGTACCGAGCGTACGAAGGTCGTCCTGTTCGTCTCCCCGTCGAACCCGACCGGCGCGGTCTACAGCGAGGCGGACGCCGAGGCGATCGGCCGCTGGGCCGTCGAGCACGGCCTGTGGGTGATGACCGACGAGATCTACGAGCACCTGGTCTACGGCGACGCGAAGTTCACCTCGCTCCCGGCGATCGTGCCCGAGCTGCGCGACAAGTGCATCGTGGTCAACGGCGTCGCCAAGACGTACGCGATGACCGGCTGGCGCGTCGGGTGGATCATCGGCCCCAAGGACGTCGTGAAGGCCGCGACCAACCTCCAGTCGCACGCCACGTCCAACGTCGCCAACGTCTCGCAGGCCGCCGCGCTCGCCGCCATCTCCGGGAACCTGGACGCGGTCGCCGAGATGCGCACCGCGTTCGACCGGCGCCGCAAGACCATCGTGCGGATGCTCAACGACATCGACGGCGTGTTCTGCCCGGAGCCCGAGGGCGCGTTCTACGCGTACCCGTCGGTCAAGGAGCTGCTCGGCAGGGAGATCCGCGGCAAGCGCCCGCAGACCTCGGTGGAGCTGGCCGCGCTGATCCTGGACGAGGCCGAGGTGGCGGTCGTCCCGGGCGAGGCGTTCGGCACCCCGGGCTACCTGCGCCTGTCGTACGCGCTGGGCGACGACGACCTGGTCGAGGGCGTCTCGCGGCTCCAGAAGCTGCTGGGTGAGGCGAAGGCGTAA
- a CDS encoding TetR/AcrR family transcriptional regulator, translating to MSADERRESVIRAAITEFARGGYSATSTAVIAQRVGVSQPYLFRLFPNKEAMFLAAAERCLEETRQVFADAADGLDSEEALHAMARAYQRLIADDPEKLLMQMQVYAAVAAAEAAGDHEFGEAMRTGWLELFDSVNLALGAEVAETTQFLAYGMLANTLTSLGFPAGHRIWSGFYESAQPVS from the coding sequence ATGAGTGCAGATGAGCGGCGCGAGAGCGTCATCCGCGCGGCGATCACCGAGTTCGCCCGCGGTGGGTACAGCGCGACCTCCACCGCGGTGATCGCCCAGCGGGTGGGTGTCTCGCAGCCGTACCTCTTCCGCCTCTTCCCCAACAAGGAGGCGATGTTCCTCGCGGCGGCCGAGCGCTGTCTGGAGGAGACCCGGCAGGTCTTCGCCGACGCGGCCGACGGGCTGGACAGCGAGGAGGCGCTGCACGCCATGGCCCGCGCCTACCAGCGGCTGATCGCCGACGACCCCGAGAAGCTGCTCATGCAGATGCAGGTGTACGCGGCCGTCGCCGCAGCGGAGGCCGCCGGTGACCATGAATTCGGCGAGGCGATGCGGACCGGCTGGCTGGAGCTCTTCGACTCCGTCAACCTCGCGCTCGGTGCCGAGGTGGCCGAGACCACCCAGTTCCTCGCGTACGGAATGCTCGCCAACACGCTGACCTCGCTCGGTTTTCCGGCCGGACACCGGATCTGGTCCGGGTTCTACGAATCCGCCCAGCCGGTCTCCTGA
- a CDS encoding NAD(P)H-binding protein gives MRIVIAGGHGQIALRLERLLAARGDEAAGIIRNPGQSDDLRAVGAEPVVLDLESATVDQVAEVLRGADAAVFAAGAGPDSGTARKDTVDRGAAVLFADAAERAGVRRYLVVSAMGADPDHAGDEVFDVYLRAKGAADADVRSRPALDWTILRPGMLTNDAGTGQVLLAASTGRGPVPRDDVAAALVELLDTPATAGLTLELISGNVPLTVAVKDIAGN, from the coding sequence ATGCGCATTGTCATCGCAGGTGGACATGGTCAGATCGCGCTGCGGCTGGAGCGGTTGCTCGCCGCGCGCGGGGATGAGGCGGCCGGCATCATCCGCAATCCCGGACAGAGCGACGACCTCAGGGCGGTGGGCGCCGAGCCCGTGGTGCTGGACCTGGAATCGGCCACGGTCGATCAGGTCGCCGAGGTGCTGCGGGGCGCCGACGCGGCGGTCTTCGCGGCCGGTGCGGGCCCCGACAGCGGTACGGCCCGCAAGGACACGGTGGACCGGGGTGCGGCGGTGCTCTTCGCGGACGCGGCGGAACGGGCGGGGGTGCGGCGTTACCTCGTGGTCTCCGCCATGGGCGCGGACCCGGACCACGCCGGGGACGAGGTGTTCGACGTGTATCTGCGGGCCAAGGGCGCGGCGGACGCGGACGTGCGCTCCCGCCCGGCCCTGGACTGGACGATCCTGCGCCCCGGGATGCTCACCAACGACGCCGGCACCGGCCAGGTCCTCCTGGCCGCCTCCACGGGCCGGGGCCCGGTCCCCCGCGACGACGTGGCGGCGGCCCTGGTCGAACTCCTGGACACCCCGGCGACGGCGGGCCTGACCCTGGAACTGATCTCGGGCAACGTGCCGTTGACGGTCGCGGTGAAGGACATCGCGGGCAACTGA
- a CDS encoding alpha-ketoglutarate-dependent dioxygenase AlkB family protein, giving the protein MDGLFPRSRAVIAPGAVHVPDWLSPERQRELVVACREWARGPVPLRHTALPGGGVMSVRTVCLGWHWQPYRYARTADDVNGAPVLPFPGWLAELGRAAVAEAYGRGGGSEAYAPDAALVNFYDGTARMGMHRDAEERSEAPVVSLSIGDTCVFRFGNTEGRGRPWTDVELASGDLFVFGGPSRRAFHGVPSVRPGTAPPGTGMSGGRLNLTLRETGLDG; this is encoded by the coding sequence ATGGACGGGCTCTTCCCCAGGTCGCGCGCCGTCATCGCGCCGGGGGCCGTGCATGTGCCCGACTGGCTGTCGCCGGAGCGGCAGCGGGAGTTGGTGGTGGCGTGCCGGGAGTGGGCGCGGGGGCCCGTGCCGCTGCGGCACACGGCGTTGCCGGGTGGCGGGGTCATGTCGGTGCGGACGGTGTGCCTCGGGTGGCACTGGCAGCCGTACCGCTATGCGCGTACCGCCGACGATGTGAACGGGGCTCCGGTGCTCCCGTTCCCCGGCTGGCTCGCGGAGTTGGGGCGGGCGGCGGTGGCGGAGGCGTACGGGCGGGGAGGCGGCTCGGAGGCGTACGCGCCGGATGCCGCGCTGGTCAACTTCTACGACGGCACGGCCCGGATGGGCATGCACCGGGATGCCGAGGAGCGGTCCGAGGCGCCCGTGGTGTCGCTCAGCATCGGGGACACATGCGTCTTCCGGTTCGGCAACACCGAGGGCCGGGGCAGGCCGTGGACGGACGTGGAGCTGGCGTCCGGGGATCTGTTCGTGTTCGGCGGGCCGTCGCGCCGGGCGTTCCACGGAGTGCCCTCGGTCCGGCCCGGCACCGCTCCCCCCGGCACGGGGATGAGCGGTGGCCGGCTCAATCTGACGCTGCGTGAAACGGGCCTGGACGGCTGA
- a CDS encoding NAD(P)-dependent oxidoreductase codes for MKLTVFGATGGIGQEIVRQAVAAGHEVTAVVRDPARLAVPLSDITVHTAARVDDPEALREAVAGRDAVLSGLGSRGRKADGIAERLTRAVLAAMEAEGTRRLLVVSAAPLAPTPADEPLLDRMMLSMIGAVLKEVYADLTAMEAALAASATDWTSVRPPKLTNGPLTGTYRTVVGGNPRSGRSISRADVAHAMLALIGDRATVKQGVGVAY; via the coding sequence ATGAAGCTCACGGTTTTTGGTGCGACCGGCGGTATCGGGCAGGAGATCGTCCGCCAGGCGGTGGCGGCGGGGCACGAGGTGACGGCGGTGGTCCGCGACCCCGCCCGGCTCGCGGTCCCGCTCTCGGACATCACGGTGCACACGGCCGCCCGGGTGGACGACCCGGAGGCGCTGCGGGAGGCGGTGGCGGGCCGGGACGCGGTCCTCTCCGGCCTCGGGTCCAGAGGCCGGAAGGCCGACGGGATCGCCGAGCGGCTGACCCGCGCCGTGCTGGCGGCCATGGAGGCGGAGGGCACCCGGCGGCTGCTGGTGGTCAGCGCCGCCCCGCTCGCCCCCACGCCCGCCGACGAGCCGCTGCTCGACCGGATGATGCTGTCGATGATCGGCGCGGTCCTCAAGGAGGTGTACGCGGACCTCACCGCGATGGAGGCGGCGCTGGCGGCCTCGGCCACGGACTGGACGTCGGTGCGGCCGCCGAAGCTGACGAACGGGCCCCTGACGGGCACCTACCGCACGGTCGTCGGCGGCAACCCGCGCAGCGGCCGGTCCATCTCCCGGGCCGACGTGGCCCACGCCATGCTGGCCCTGATCGGCGACCGGGCAACGGTGAAGCAGGGCGTGGGCGTCGCGTACTGA
- a CDS encoding MaoC family dehydratase: MTAKVNYESVEVGTELPARSFPVTRATLVQYAGASGDFNPIHWNERFAREVGLPDVIAHGMFTMAEAIRVVTDWTGDPGAVVEYGVRFTKPVVVPDDDKGAQIEVSGKVGALLDDRRVRVDLTVMSDGKKVLGMSRAVVQLA, encoded by the coding sequence ATGACGGCGAAGGTGAATTACGAGTCCGTCGAGGTCGGTACGGAGCTGCCGGCGCGGTCCTTCCCGGTCACCCGGGCGACCCTCGTGCAGTACGCGGGTGCCTCGGGCGACTTCAACCCGATCCACTGGAACGAGCGCTTCGCGCGCGAGGTCGGGCTGCCCGATGTGATCGCGCACGGCATGTTCACCATGGCCGAGGCGATCCGCGTGGTCACGGACTGGACCGGCGACCCGGGCGCGGTCGTCGAGTACGGGGTGCGCTTCACCAAGCCCGTCGTGGTCCCGGACGACGACAAGGGCGCGCAGATCGAGGTCAGCGGCAAGGTGGGCGCGCTGCTGGACGACCGGCGGGTGCGGGTGGACCTGACGGTCATGAGCGACGGCAAGAAGGTCCTGGGCATGTCCCGGGCCGTGGTGCAACTCGCCTAG
- a CDS encoding YajQ family cyclic di-GMP-binding protein, with protein MADSSFDIVSKVERQEVDNALNQAAKEISTRYDFKGTDASIAWSGEKILMQANGEERVKAILDIFQSKLIKRGISLKSLDAGEPQLSGKEYKLFASIQEGISQENAKKVAKIIRDEGPKGVKAQVQGEELRVTSKSRDDLQAVQALLKAQDFDFDVQFANYR; from the coding sequence ATGGCCGACTCCAGTTTCGACATCGTCTCGAAGGTCGAGCGGCAGGAGGTCGACAACGCCCTCAACCAGGCCGCCAAGGAGATCTCCACCCGTTACGACTTCAAGGGCACGGACGCGTCGATCGCGTGGTCCGGCGAGAAGATCCTGATGCAGGCGAACGGCGAGGAGCGGGTCAAGGCCATCCTCGACATCTTCCAGTCCAAGCTGATCAAGCGCGGGATCTCGCTGAAGTCGCTGGACGCCGGTGAGCCGCAGCTGTCCGGCAAGGAGTACAAGCTGTTCGCCTCGATCCAGGAGGGCATCTCCCAGGAGAACGCCAAGAAGGTCGCGAAGATCATCCGCGACGAGGGTCCCAAGGGCGTCAAGGCCCAGGTCCAGGGCGAGGAGCTGCGGGTCACCTCGAAGAGCCGGGACGACCTCCAGGCCGTGCAGGCGCTGCTGAAGGCCCAGGACTTCGACTTCGACGTGCAGTTCGCGAACTACCGCTAG
- a CDS encoding MFS transporter, translated as MNQQSTGRAGAAWALVITSVAGFMAALDNLVVTTALPSIRESLGGEMEELEWTVNAYTLTFAVLLMFGAALGDRFGRRRLFLTGLTVFTGASAAAALSPGINELIAFRAVQGVGAAIMMPLTLTLLTAAVEPARRGAALGIFSAATGLAVASGPLIGGSLTEHISWQWIFWLNVPIGLLLLPLARFRLAESYAPGARLDVPGTLLVSGGLFGIVYGLVNANADGWTSPTVLTSLIAGIALIGAFIRHGFRGRKPMLPMRLFRDRGFFGINIASMLMYLGMFGAIFLLSQYLQGVLGYSPTEAGLRMLPWTGMPMLVAPIAGMLSDRFGGRPVVVTGLALQAVGLALFALIIAPDASYASQLPALIIGGIGMALYFAPAASLVMSSVRPGDQGIASGSNNALREVGGALGVAVLTTVFASQGGLESAQSFTDGTVPAVWIGSGVVALAALVALMIPGRRAAGAQEAATETADADAHTEEPVSVPA; from the coding sequence GTGAACCAGCAATCGACAGGCCGCGCGGGAGCGGCCTGGGCCCTCGTCATCACCAGCGTCGCCGGCTTCATGGCGGCCCTCGACAACCTCGTCGTCACCACCGCCCTGCCGTCCATCCGCGAAAGCCTCGGCGGAGAGATGGAGGAGCTGGAGTGGACGGTCAACGCCTACACGCTCACCTTCGCCGTCCTGCTGATGTTCGGCGCCGCCCTCGGTGACCGCTTCGGCCGCCGTCGGCTCTTCCTCACCGGCCTCACCGTCTTCACCGGCGCCTCCGCCGCGGCCGCCCTCTCACCCGGCATCAACGAACTCATCGCCTTCCGCGCCGTCCAGGGCGTCGGCGCCGCGATCATGATGCCGCTCACGCTCACCCTGCTCACGGCCGCCGTGGAACCCGCCCGACGGGGCGCGGCGCTCGGCATCTTCAGCGCCGCGACCGGGCTCGCCGTGGCCAGCGGACCCCTGATCGGCGGCAGCCTCACCGAGCACATCTCCTGGCAGTGGATCTTCTGGCTCAACGTCCCGATCGGCCTGCTCCTGCTGCCCCTCGCCCGCTTCCGCCTCGCGGAGTCGTACGCCCCCGGCGCCCGGCTCGACGTCCCCGGCACCCTCCTCGTCAGCGGCGGCCTCTTCGGCATCGTCTACGGCCTCGTCAACGCCAACGCCGACGGCTGGACCAGCCCGACCGTCCTGACCTCCCTCATCGCCGGCATCGCGCTCATCGGCGCCTTCATCCGCCACGGCTTCCGGGGCCGCAAGCCGATGCTCCCCATGCGGCTCTTCCGGGACCGCGGCTTCTTCGGGATCAACATCGCCAGCATGCTGATGTACCTCGGGATGTTCGGCGCGATCTTCCTGCTCAGCCAGTACCTCCAGGGCGTCCTCGGCTACTCGCCGACCGAGGCCGGGCTGCGGATGCTGCCCTGGACCGGGATGCCGATGCTCGTCGCCCCCATCGCCGGGATGCTCTCCGACCGGTTCGGCGGCCGCCCGGTGGTCGTGACCGGGCTCGCCCTCCAGGCCGTCGGCCTCGCCCTCTTCGCCCTGATCATCGCCCCGGACGCGTCCTACGCCTCGCAGCTGCCCGCCCTGATCATCGGCGGCATCGGAATGGCCCTGTACTTCGCGCCGGCCGCCAGCCTGGTGATGTCCAGCGTCCGCCCCGGTGACCAGGGCATCGCGTCCGGCTCCAACAACGCCCTCCGCGAGGTCGGCGGCGCCCTCGGGGTCGCCGTGCTCACCACCGTCTTCGCCTCGCAGGGCGGCCTGGAGTCCGCGCAGTCCTTCACCGACGGCACCGTGCCCGCCGTCTGGATCGGCTCCGGAGTCGTCGCCCTGGCCGCGCTCGTCGCCCTGATGATCCCCGGCCGCCGCGCCGCCGGTGCGCAGGAGGCCGCCACCGAGACGGCCGACGCCGACGCCCACACCGAGGAGCCGGTCTCCGTACCCGCCTGA
- a CDS encoding YccF domain-containing protein, whose translation MKTILNVIWLVLCGFWMFLGYLLAGVLLCITIIGIPFGLAAFRIGVYALWPFGHRVVDRRDAGGASCVGNVLWLILAGWWLALGHITTGIALCLTIIGIPLGIANFKLIPVSLMPFGKEIVDTDEQFAGW comes from the coding sequence GTGAAAACCATTCTGAACGTCATTTGGCTGGTCCTCTGCGGATTCTGGATGTTCCTCGGCTATCTGCTCGCGGGAGTCCTGCTCTGCATCACGATCATCGGCATCCCCTTCGGCCTGGCCGCCTTCCGGATCGGCGTCTACGCCCTGTGGCCCTTCGGGCACCGGGTGGTCGACCGCCGGGACGCCGGTGGAGCGTCCTGCGTGGGCAACGTGCTGTGGCTGATCCTCGCCGGCTGGTGGCTGGCGCTCGGTCACATCACCACGGGCATCGCCCTGTGCCTCACGATCATCGGAATCCCCCTGGGCATCGCCAACTTCAAGCTGATCCCGGTGTCCCTGATGCCGTTCGGCAAGGAGATCGTCGACACCGACGAGCAGTTCGCCGGCTGGTAA
- a CDS encoding GlsB/YeaQ/YmgE family stress response membrane protein has protein sequence MTIIGWIILGLVAGVIAKILLPGRDPGGLIGTTLIGIVGAFLGGWISSRFLDREISKDFFDPATWVAAIGGSLVLLIAYRLLFGNSRERR, from the coding sequence ATGACCATTATCGGCTGGATCATTCTCGGGCTCGTCGCGGGCGTCATCGCCAAGATCCTGCTGCCGGGGCGCGACCCCGGCGGTCTGATCGGCACCACGCTCATAGGGATCGTCGGCGCGTTCCTCGGTGGCTGGATATCGTCGCGCTTCCTGGACCGTGAGATCTCCAAGGACTTCTTCGACCCGGCGACCTGGGTCGCGGCCATCGGCGGCTCCCTGGTCCTGCTGATCGCCTACCGCCTGCTCTTCGGCAACTCCCGCGAACGCCGCTGA
- a CDS encoding amidohydrolase family protein produces MPDSQPQRPDDHAADATGGPETSALTLCGARLTDGRVVDVRVCGGRIEAVGTAGSLTAAPGARVDLRGHLLLPAPAEPHAHSDTALTADGSGPASERPEDVQRRATEAALLQLGHGATALRSHVRIGGPPGLAALEAVLQARRSLRGLADLTPVAVPRLLTGVAGAGNLAMLRDAVKMGAGAVGGRPDLDPDPAGYAEAVLEVAAEHGCPVDLHTDGDDPARLARFAALAGGMRQEVTIGPCAGLARLPADVAARVAGQLAAAGVSVTCLPQGGCCGTEHRGAAPVRLLREAGVRVAAGGGALRDPANPVGRGDPLEAAFLLASQGGLRPEHAYAAVSAEARHVMGLPEVRVEAGFPAELLAVRGEGLAGALSLAYSRIVVHRGRVVARTSAVREYCDSEAGGGPGLPRQGRPESTGGP; encoded by the coding sequence ATGCCCGACAGCCAGCCGCAGCGGCCCGACGACCACGCGGCCGACGCCACCGGCGGCCCGGAGACCTCGGCCCTGACGCTCTGCGGCGCCCGCCTCACCGACGGCCGCGTCGTGGACGTACGGGTCTGCGGCGGCCGCATCGAGGCCGTCGGCACCGCGGGCAGCCTCACCGCCGCCCCCGGCGCCCGCGTCGACTTGCGCGGCCACCTCCTGCTCCCCGCGCCCGCCGAGCCGCACGCCCACAGCGACACCGCCCTCACCGCGGACGGCTCCGGCCCCGCGTCCGAGCGGCCCGAGGACGTCCAGCGGCGCGCCACGGAGGCCGCGCTGCTCCAGCTCGGCCACGGCGCGACGGCCCTGCGCTCACACGTACGGATCGGCGGCCCCCCGGGCCTGGCCGCGCTCGAAGCCGTTCTCCAGGCCCGGCGCTCGCTGCGCGGCCTGGCCGACCTGACCCCGGTCGCCGTCCCCCGGCTGCTCACCGGCGTCGCCGGGGCGGGCAACCTGGCGATGCTCCGCGACGCGGTGAAGATGGGCGCCGGCGCGGTCGGCGGCCGCCCCGACCTCGACCCGGACCCGGCGGGATACGCGGAGGCCGTCCTCGAAGTCGCCGCCGAGCACGGCTGCCCCGTGGACCTGCACACGGACGGCGACGACCCCGCCCGCCTCGCCCGGTTCGCCGCGCTGGCGGGCGGAATGCGCCAGGAGGTCACCATCGGCCCCTGCGCCGGTCTCGCCCGCCTCCCCGCCGACGTCGCCGCCCGGGTGGCCGGGCAGCTGGCGGCGGCCGGGGTGAGCGTCACCTGCCTCCCCCAGGGCGGCTGCTGCGGTACGGAGCACCGGGGCGCCGCCCCCGTACGGCTGCTGCGCGAGGCCGGGGTGCGGGTCGCCGCGGGCGGTGGGGCGCTGCGCGATCCGGCCAACCCGGTGGGGCGCGGCGACCCGCTGGAGGCGGCGTTCCTGCTGGCCTCGCAGGGCGGGCTGCGCCCCGAGCACGCCTACGCGGCGGTGTCCGCCGAGGCGCGGCATGTGATGGGGCTCCCCGAGGTCCGCGTCGAGGCGGGCTTCCCGGCCGAGCTGCTCGCCGTACGCGGGGAAGGGCTGGCCGGGGCGCTGTCGCTGGCGTACAGCCGGATCGTGGTGCACCGGGGGCGGGTGGTGGCCCGGACCAGCGCGGTGCGCGAGTACTGCGATTCGGAGGCGGGCGGCGGGCCCGGTCTTCCCCGCCAGGGACGGCCGGAATCCACCGGCGGGCCGTGA